Proteins from a genomic interval of Candidatus Rubidus massiliensis:
- the infC gene encoding Translation initiation factor IF-3, with protein MKVNREIRAPRVRVISSSGEQVGVLTLYEAIAKAEQEGLDLVEIVPNSNPPVCKIINYGKFRYDQTKREKESKKSQHQVKVKEIKLKPNIDVHDLETKMRHAKEFISKGNKVKVTCTFRGREMAHTEIGDKLVKKFCEDLEEVALPESPPKMFGKMLTVVLAPGGKKKKESSTKPQVETPIKTELS; from the coding sequence TTGAAAGTTAACAGAGAAATACGGGCTCCAAGAGTGAGAGTCATTAGTTCAAGCGGAGAGCAAGTAGGCGTTCTTACTTTATATGAAGCAATTGCTAAAGCAGAGCAAGAAGGGCTAGATCTTGTTGAGATCGTCCCTAATTCTAATCCTCCTGTTTGCAAGATCATAAATTACGGAAAATTTCGTTATGATCAAACCAAACGAGAAAAAGAAAGTAAAAAGTCTCAGCACCAAGTGAAAGTAAAAGAAATAAAGCTAAAGCCAAATATTGACGTTCATGACTTAGAAACTAAAATGAGGCATGCTAAAGAGTTTATTTCTAAAGGGAATAAAGTTAAAGTTACTTGTACATTTCGTGGAAGAGAAATGGCGCATACAGAAATCGGAGATAAACTGGTTAAAAAGTTTTGTGAAGATTTAGAAGAAGTAGCTTTACCTGAATCACCTCCAAAAATGTTTGGAAAAATGTTAACCGTTGTCCTAGCACCAGGCGGTAAAAAGAAAAAAGAAAGTTCAACAAAACCGCAAGTTGAAACGCCGATTAAAACAGAATTAAGTTAA
- the thrZ_2 gene encoding Threonine--tRNA ligase 2: protein MKTTIANRKTAAEVIIYLLAKWFPELEIISCETDQTFFSCEFFIKKAIDEQFFPHFEREIKEFIKEGKEIKLLEMTRSNAIDMFHYYQLDDQVERLENLSDGLVSIVQIDDFFNLCKGPIVSSSNEIGVVKLLELETLPSKPFEMVRQRITGTVFDNLQSLKQFLKRYDQYKKKDHRLLGPQMGLLTSLDDDNTWIWEEKGVILKKIIKQNWEQSIQKLGFQIIQTPRVLNKSFEKGKQKALEKEWFEDSEYFYTQNLKFAHALYFKSKKRSYLDLPFKIAEWTQGISLKEYPMRKGLYHPISFECEEAHIFCNPSSVEKELISSLQFIKKIAKILDFESHYIMRLRGPKHIGSLEAWDKAERWIKTALSTLGIQYELGDKPSQEGPKLELYFKNSLGEYWLGAYLGINFRLAEQFDLQYQEKNDEMQRPIVLEISSFTVVDRIIALLIEKGIPFSLIPSQVKVVSVGVKQISYAQHVQMMLKESGLRVGVDFTDRPLQTKFIEAELEKVPYLIFVGEKEEKTKTISVRELKNNEKRIGIKIESFLEKISQEEILVEE from the coding sequence ATGAAAACAACTATTGCAAATCGTAAAACGGCCGCTGAAGTAATAATCTATCTTTTAGCAAAATGGTTTCCTGAATTGGAAATTATTTCTTGTGAAACTGATCAAACATTTTTTTCTTGTGAATTTTTTATTAAAAAAGCAATAGATGAGCAATTTTTTCCTCACTTTGAGCGTGAAATAAAAGAATTTATTAAAGAAGGAAAAGAAATTAAACTCTTGGAAATGACCCGTTCTAATGCAATTGATATGTTTCATTACTATCAGCTTGATGATCAAGTCGAGCGGTTAGAAAATTTATCGGATGGTTTAGTTTCAATTGTTCAAATAGATGATTTTTTTAATTTATGTAAAGGTCCAATAGTTTCTTCTTCCAATGAAATTGGAGTTGTTAAACTTCTAGAATTAGAAACTTTACCTTCTAAACCATTTGAAATGGTTAGACAAAGAATAACTGGCACAGTTTTCGATAATTTACAAAGTTTAAAGCAATTTCTAAAACGATACGATCAATATAAAAAGAAAGACCATCGCTTGCTAGGTCCTCAAATGGGGTTGCTTACTAGCTTAGACGATGACAATACATGGATTTGGGAAGAAAAAGGGGTTATTTTAAAAAAGATCATAAAGCAAAATTGGGAACAATCCATTCAGAAGTTAGGGTTTCAAATTATACAGACACCCCGTGTCTTAAATAAATCTTTTGAAAAGGGAAAACAAAAAGCCTTAGAAAAAGAATGGTTCGAGGATAGTGAATATTTTTATACACAAAATTTAAAATTTGCTCATGCTCTTTATTTCAAATCAAAAAAACGCTCTTACCTCGACTTACCTTTTAAAATTGCTGAATGGACTCAAGGGATTTCTTTAAAAGAATATCCTATGCGAAAAGGGTTATATCATCCCATTTCTTTTGAATGTGAGGAAGCTCATATTTTTTGTAATCCCTCGAGCGTTGAAAAAGAACTGATTTCTTCCTTGCAATTCATTAAGAAAATAGCTAAAATCTTGGATTTTGAATCCCATTATATCATGCGATTAAGAGGTCCAAAGCACATAGGATCCTTAGAAGCTTGGGATAAAGCAGAGCGTTGGATAAAAACAGCACTCTCTACACTGGGCATTCAATATGAATTAGGCGATAAGCCTTCCCAAGAAGGGCCAAAACTTGAGCTTTATTTTAAAAATAGTCTTGGTGAATATTGGTTAGGGGCTTATTTAGGCATAAACTTTAGGTTAGCCGAACAATTTGACTTGCAATATCAAGAAAAAAATGATGAAATGCAAAGACCAATTGTTTTGGAAATCTCAAGTTTTACTGTAGTGGATAGAATTATAGCTTTGTTAATAGAAAAAGGAATTCCATTTTCTTTAATACCAAGCCAAGTTAAAGTAGTATCTGTTGGAGTAAAACAGATCTCCTATGCGCAACATGTTCAAATGATGCTAAAGGAGTCGGGATTAAGGGTAGGCGTTGATTTTACTGATCGACCCTTACAAACAAAGTTTATAGAAGCAGAGCTAGAAAAAGTTCCTTATCTCATCTTTGTGGGTGAGAAAGAAGAAAAAACGAAAACTATTTCAGTTCGTGAGTTGAAAAATAACGAAAAGCGAATAGGAATAAAAATAGAAAGCTTCCTTGAGAAAATTTCTCAAGAAGAAATCTTAGTTGAGGAGTGA